Proteins co-encoded in one Betaproteobacteria bacterium genomic window:
- a CDS encoding glyoxalase: protein MEQASAVPASLQPVDRLSPVRIKRLGHVVIQVRNLERSIRFYTEVLNFRVSDQATAGGAFLTAIGDHHTIGLFPSDGENAQLPSKGAVRLHHLAMQVDSMDELFDIRAYLQERGVPIVWEGRRALGGHTSVEFLDPDGYHLELFCDMDQIPPGGRSRPRNASGVYDTLEKSRDNPKSPTW, encoded by the coding sequence ATGGAACAAGCATCCGCGGTCCCCGCTTCCCTGCAGCCAGTCGATCGTCTCAGCCCGGTGCGCATCAAGCGACTGGGCCACGTGGTCATCCAGGTACGCAATCTCGAGCGCTCGATACGCTTCTACACCGAGGTGCTGAACTTCCGCGTATCCGACCAGGCCACCGCGGGCGGGGCGTTTCTCACGGCAATCGGCGATCATCATACGATCGGTCTCTTTCCTTCGGACGGCGAGAATGCGCAGCTTCCCTCGAAGGGAGCGGTTCGGCTGCATCACCTCGCCATGCAAGTGGATTCCATGGACGAATTGTTCGACATCAGGGCGTACCTGCAGGAGCGCGGCGTTCCGATCGTCTGGGAAGGGCGACGCGCGCTGGGTGGCCACACGAGTGTCGAGTTCCTCGATCCGGACGGTTATCACCTCGAGCTATTCTGCGACATGGATCAGATACCGCCCGGGGGACGCTCCCGCCCCAGGAACGCCAGTGGGGTATACGACACCTTGGAGAAATCCAGGGACAACCCGAAGTCACCGACCTGGTAA
- a CDS encoding SelT/SelW/SelH family protein, which yields MNRVEIVYCTQCRWLLRAAWMAQELLTTFEEEIAELALKPGSGGIFEVRANGQLIWSRRTEGRFPEIVELKRLVRDRIAPGRSLGHADRKADDTG from the coding sequence ATCAATCGCGTGGAAATCGTCTACTGTACTCAGTGCCGGTGGTTGCTTCGCGCCGCCTGGATGGCCCAGGAGTTGTTGACGACCTTCGAGGAGGAGATCGCCGAGCTCGCCCTGAAGCCAGGCAGCGGAGGGATCTTCGAAGTCCGCGCCAATGGGCAATTGATCTGGTCGCGCCGGACCGAAGGCCGGTTTCCCGAAATCGTCGAGCTCAAGCGGCTGGTGCGCGATCGGATCGCCCCCGGTCGCAGCCTGGGACACGCCGATCGCAAGGCAGACGATACCGGATAG